A window of the Cucurbita pepo subsp. pepo cultivar mu-cu-16 unplaced genomic scaffold, ASM280686v2 Cp4.1_scaffold001003, whole genome shotgun sequence genome harbors these coding sequences:
- the LOC111786089 gene encoding rho GTPase-activating protein 2-like, which yields MTGIVMVTRGGGCGGGSKMVKGGAKGSSVSDDQNQLSLVDVLLTALRKSMVYCRVDRREELISTVHQMEIGWPTNVRHIAHVTFDRFNGFLGLPVEFEVEIPSSVPSASASVFGVSAESMQCSTDSRGNSVPKILLLMQDRLYRQGGLKAEGIFRINPENSQEEQVRDKLNRGIIPQNIDVHCLAGLIKAWFRELPSGVLDGLSPEEVLQCNTEEESVELVKKLKPTEAALLSWAVDLMADVVEEEDCNKMNARNIAMVFAPNMTQMSDPLTALMHAVQVMNLLKTLIMKTLREREEAVSDGYSPMSSRSSDRQMDEDFNSQEDMDTGDESGGPNSDVENDVNEDGDEDEGSLSEIEDCFLRKLDDTKSETRRSSARREGDLDVDLSPRSCSGLNVESSISFTDSKNENSCLSSTSDGEDSTTSLHEEEGQSIHKELVPIACKNFIDIHMDDKMREPASLTSMVIASNDSV from the exons ATGACCGGCATTGTTATGGTCACTAGGGGCGGCGGCTGCGGCGGAGGCAGCAAAATGGTCAAAGGAGGAGCCAAGGGCTCCTCCGTCAGTGATGACCAAAATCAGCTCTCTTTGGTCGATGTTTTGCTCACGGCGTTGAGGAAATCGATGGTTTATTGCCGTGTTGATCGACGGGAGGAGCTTATCTCCACTGTCCATCAGATGGAAATTGGATGGCCGACAAATGTTCGACATATTGCCCATGTCACTTTCGACCGCTTCAATGGTTTTTTGGGGCTTCCTGTCGAGTTTGAGGTTGAGATTCCCAGCTCTGTTCCTAGTGCCAG TGCCAGTGTGTTTGGGGTCTCTGCTGAATCAATGCAATGTTCTACTGATTCAAGAGGAAATAGTGTACCAAAAATACTCTTGCTAATGCAGGATCGCTTGTACCGTCAAGGAGGCCTTAAG GCTGAAGGGATTTTTCGGATAAACCCCGAAAACAGCCAAGAGGAGCAAGTAAGGGACAAGTTGAATAGAGGGATTATACCTCAAAACATTGATGTTCACTGCTTGGCTGGCCTGATCAAAGCGTGGTTTCGAGAGCTTCCGTCCGGAGTGCTCGATGGACTCTCTCCTGAGGAAGTTCTGCAATGTAACACTGAAGAGGAGTCGGTCGAGCTCGTTAAGAAGTTAAAGCCAACCGAGGCTGCGTTGTTGAGTTGGGCTGTGGATCTTATGGCTGATGTTGTTGAGGAAGAAGATTGTAACAAAATGAATGCAAGGAATATTGCTATGGTTTTTGCTCCGAACATGACTCAG ATGTCTGATCCATTGACGGCTCTAATGCATGCTGTTCAAGTGATGAACTTACTCAAAACACTGATTATGAAAACGTTACGGGAGCGGGAAGAGGCTGTGTCGGATGGATATTCGCCTATGTCGTCTCGTTCTTCTGATCGGCAAATGGATGAAGATTTCAATAGTCAGGAAGATATGGATACCGGAGACGAATCGGGAGGGCCGAACTCCGACGTTGAGAATGATGTCAATGAAGATGGAGATGAAGATGAGGGATCATTAAGTGAGATTGAGGACTGCTTCTTGAGGAAATTGGATGATACCAAAAGCGAAACTCGAAGATCTTCAGCAAGACGAGAAGGCGATTTAGACGTAGATTTGAGTCCAAGAAGCTGCTCGGGATTGAACGTCGAGTCGAGTATCTCGTTCACTGATAGTAAAAACGAAAACTCGTGCCTTAGTAGTACAAGTGATGGAGAAGATTCCACGACGAGTTTGCACGAAGAGGAGGGACAAAGCATTCACAAAGAACTCGTCCCCATAGCATGTAAAaacttcattgatattcatatgGATGACAAGATGAGGGAACCCGCTTCGTTGACGTCCATGGTTATTGCTTCTAACGACTCGGTGTAA